Proteins encoded in a region of the Anopheles ziemanni chromosome 2, idAnoZiCoDA_A2_x.2, whole genome shotgun sequence genome:
- the LOC131292929 gene encoding ficolin-1-like — MSVNNDILLQKLDHLHEKFVKMDSKFETKLYAMEESMKKSVKTSEDNTRAKFEDVKNQIISKMDNILQQQVAETKTFQETSETELQKIVLCEQNKFDGGWTVIQRRFNGSVDFYRDWAEYRNGFGALDGEFWLGLEYVHQITKNQPHELLVEMKDFHGNYGYAKYAEFQVGNESEMYALKKLRKYSGTAKDSMGGNRHEKFSTFDRDNDQSDENCAEQRHGAWWYYKCTYSNLNGRYQNTTDDESAMSWYHFKTNFEGLSYSRMMIRDIIN; from the exons ATGAGTGTGAACAATGATATTCTCTTGCAGAAATTGGATCATCTACATGAAAAGTTCGTGAAAATGGACTCTAAATTCGAAACAAAGTTGTACGCAATGGAAGAATCTATGAAGAAG AGTGTGAAGACCAGTGAGGATAACACACGAGCAAAATTCGAAGATGTAAAGAACCAGATAATTTCTAAAATGGACAATATTCTGCAGCAACAAGTGgctgaaacaaaaaccttccagGAAACGTCGGAAACTGAACTTCAGAAAATAG TTTTATGTGAACAAAATAAGTTCGATGGCGGTTGGACGGTCATCCAGCGCAGATTCAACGGTTCGGTCGATTTTTACCGCGATTGGGCCGAGTACCGCAATGGATTCGGAGCTTTGGATGGCGAATTCTGGCTCGGGCTGGAATACGTGCATCAAATTACCAAAAACCAACCCCACGAACTGTTGGTGGAAATGAAAGATTTCCACGGAAATTACGGTTACGCAAAGTACGCAGAGTTTCAAGTAGGTAATGAGTCCGAGATGTATGCGTTGAAGAAGTTAAGGAAGTACTCAGGAACAGCAAAAGATTCGATGGGAGGCAACAGGCATGAAAAGTTTAGCACATTTGATCGCGACAATGACCAATCTGACGAAAATTGCGCAGAGCAGCGACACGGGGCCTGGTGGTACTATAAGTGCACCTATTCCAACTTGAACGGGCGTTATCAGAACACAACAGATGATGAGAGTGCGATGTCGTGGTACCATTTCAAAACCAACTTCGAAGGTTTGTCTTACTCGAGAATGATGATTCGCGATATCATCAATTGA